The following are encoded together in the bacterium genome:
- the flgA gene encoding flagellar basal body P-ring formation protein FlgA, translated as MLTRTVMTLLAGTTALMMPGLAAADDFTAKQLTGAIQTQLEQNEKLGDVSVSLMGDYPQVLYHHEKPLTVSLHVDKLEVDRGIFSVTAELKEAANPDGPVVGKPFVVNGRFDEMVELPVAKRRIVGKEPVKIEDLTWASFPKRRLLRETLTSMEDVVGKAPKRSIPEGRPISNDDVMMPLIVRKNDPVTMIYESKMLHITANGTATQDGAVGDRIGIRNADSNTTIYGTITAPGTVSVRSREPVKMTDNNAATNAAGGNHAIR; from the coding sequence ATGTTAACACGCACCGTCATGACATTGCTGGCAGGGACCACCGCCCTGATGATGCCTGGCCTGGCTGCGGCGGATGATTTCACCGCCAAACAGCTGACCGGCGCCATTCAAACCCAGCTTGAGCAGAATGAGAAACTGGGCGACGTAAGCGTCTCCCTGATGGGGGATTACCCGCAGGTTCTCTACCACCATGAAAAACCGCTGACCGTCAGCCTGCATGTGGACAAGCTGGAGGTCGACCGCGGTATTTTCAGCGTGACGGCCGAACTGAAGGAAGCCGCCAATCCGGACGGCCCGGTGGTGGGCAAGCCCTTCGTGGTCAATGGCCGTTTTGATGAGATGGTGGAACTGCCCGTGGCCAAGCGACGCATCGTCGGCAAGGAGCCGGTGAAGATAGAGGATCTCACCTGGGCGAGCTTCCCCAAGCGCCGCCTGCTGCGTGAAACGCTCACCAGCATGGAGGATGTGGTCGGCAAGGCGCCGAAGCGCAGCATCCCCGAAGGCCGACCCATCTCCAATGACGATGTGATGATGCCGCTGATCGTGCGCAAGAACGATCCCGTCACCATGATTTACGAAAGCAAAATGCTGCACATCACCGCCAACGGCACCGCCACCCAGGATGGCGCCGTGGGCGACCGCATCGGCATCCGCAATGCCGACAGCAACACCACCATTTACGGCACCATCACGGCCCCCGGCACAGTGAGCGTGCGTAGCAGAGAACCGGTCAAGATGACCGATAACAATGCCGCAACCAATGCGGCTGGAGGGAACCATGCAATACGCTAA
- the flgH gene encoding flagellar basal body L-ring protein FlgH has product MQYAKQTKTLLILSGCLALSACGNTLDRLETMGREPPMAKIENPTMQPGYQPVSWPSPQPKADTPRGANSLWQPGSKAFFRDQRARNVGDVLTVMVKINDLARVNNTTEAKRTGDDSLSAGNIFGLEDNIAGAVSSQAVPSALLNMNSNHNSKGDGTIDRREQIETALAATVTQVLPNGNLVISGRQQIRINYEMREMGVDGVVRPEDISSDNKVDSSKIAEARINYGGKGTLSDIQQPRYGQQLIDILSPF; this is encoded by the coding sequence ATGCAATACGCTAAACAAACGAAAACACTGCTCATCCTGAGCGGCTGCCTCGCCCTGAGCGCATGCGGAAACACGCTGGACCGTCTGGAGACCATGGGGCGCGAACCGCCGATGGCCAAAATCGAAAATCCCACCATGCAGCCGGGCTATCAGCCGGTTTCCTGGCCGTCGCCCCAGCCCAAGGCCGATACGCCGCGCGGCGCCAATTCGCTCTGGCAGCCGGGCTCCAAGGCCTTCTTCCGCGATCAGCGCGCCCGCAATGTGGGTGACGTGCTGACCGTGATGGTCAAGATCAATGATCTGGCGCGGGTCAATAACACCACCGAGGCCAAACGCACCGGCGACGATTCCTTGAGTGCAGGCAATATCTTCGGCCTGGAGGACAACATCGCCGGAGCCGTTTCCAGCCAGGCCGTCCCCTCGGCCCTGCTCAACATGAACTCCAACCACAATTCAAAGGGCGATGGCACCATCGATCGCCGCGAACAGATCGAAACCGCGCTTGCCGCCACCGTCACCCAGGTATTGCCGAATGGAAACCTCGTGATTTCCGGCCGCCAGCAAATCCGTATCAATTACGAGATGCGTGAAATGGGCGTAGACGGTGTCGTCCGTCCGGAGGACATCAGCAGCGACAACAAGGTCGACAGCTCCAAAATCGCCGAGGCCCGCATCAATTATGGCGGCAAGGGCACCCTCAGCGATATCCAGCAGCCGCGCTACGGCCAGCAACTGATCGATATCCTCTCGCCCTTCTAA